One Penaeus monodon isolate SGIC_2016 chromosome 37, NSTDA_Pmon_1, whole genome shotgun sequence genomic region harbors:
- the LOC119596045 gene encoding transcriptional regulatory protein AlgP-like yields MVKRNKNGNKGSPKSKKASTAFQTRIRKAKKAKDPKQAINQASDPRHAKTKKSQPSKKPNKKPSKKPSEKPSKKPSKKPSEKPSKKPSKNPSKKPSEKPSKKPSKNPSKKPSKKPSKNPRNQTSNQERIQATKQESSALHSTTGFESDVNDS; encoded by the coding sequence ATGGTAAAGAGAAACAAGAATGGAAACAAAGGCTCTCCGAAAAGCAAGAAAGCAAGCACTGCATTTCAAACAAGAATTAGAAAAGCTAAGAAAGCGAAGGATCCCAAGCAAGCAATCAACCAAGCAAGTGATCCCAGACacgcaaaaacgaaaaaatctcAACCAAGCAAGAAACCAAACAAGAAACCAAGCAAGAAGCCAAGCGAGAAACCAAGCAAGAAACCAAGCAAGAAGCCAAGCGAGAAACCAAGCAAGAAACCAAGCAAGAATCCAAGCAAGAAGCCAAGCGAGAAACCAAGCAAGAAACCAAGCAAGAATCCAAGCAAGAAGCCAAGCAAGAAACCAAGCAAGAATCCAAGAAACCAAACAAGCAACCAAGAAAGAATCCAAGCAACCAAGCAAGAATCCAGCGCACTCCACAGCACAACAGGTTTCGAGTCGGATGTTAATGACTCGTAA